One genomic window of Acidobacteriota bacterium includes the following:
- a CDS encoding acetyl/propionyl/methylcrotonyl-CoA carboxylase subunit alpha, translating into MFSKILIANRGEIAVRVIKTCRRMGIKTVVVYSDADAGSMAVEMADEAVHIGPSPAAQSYLLADKIIDAVRQTGAEAIHPGFGFLSENAAFAKRLEKEKIGWIGPNAHAIDSMGDKISSKKLAAEAGVSTVPGHMGLIEDTKEAVKISREIGYPVMIKASAGGGGKGIRVADNDKEVEEGFPAVKAEAKASFGDDRVFIEKFILQPRHIEIQVLGDKHGNCLWLNERECSIQRRNQKVIEEAPSPLLDPETRKKMGEQAVALAKAVNYDSAGTVEFVASGKDKGFYFLEMNTRLQVEHPVTEMITGIDLVEQMIRSAYGEKLKLKQSDVKINGWAVESRVYAEDPYRNFLPSIGRLKRFHPPTEGKLGKGEVRMDSGVREGDEISMYYDPMIAKLVTWGKDRDTALDVHGEALDRFHIEGIQDNIPFIAAVMDEKRFRSGNITTAYIKDEFPQGFEGVAPTKAQELQLICSAAYVHAFFDRRAKQVSGRMSPGASRKEWVVILGDKHHPVSIDLGAAGEAQITVNGGKAHSFVTAWQPGQHLVEGVLDGKSFAVKFADRTEGYLFRARGVALRALVCTPFVADLHGRLPEKPKADTSKLIISPMPGLVVSMEVALGQEVQEGEAVCIVEAMKMQNIIRAGANGKVKAINVKAGDSVAADEIMVEFA; encoded by the coding sequence ATGTTCAGCAAGATTTTGATCGCCAATCGCGGGGAAATTGCCGTCCGCGTCATCAAGACGTGCCGGCGGATGGGCATCAAGACAGTCGTCGTCTACTCCGACGCGGATGCCGGCTCCATGGCGGTCGAAATGGCGGACGAGGCCGTGCATATCGGTCCGTCGCCCGCTGCGCAGAGCTACCTGCTTGCCGACAAGATCATCGACGCGGTCCGCCAGACGGGCGCCGAGGCGATCCACCCCGGCTTCGGCTTCCTTTCGGAGAATGCGGCCTTCGCCAAACGCCTCGAGAAGGAAAAGATCGGCTGGATCGGCCCGAACGCCCACGCCATCGATTCGATGGGCGACAAGATTTCCTCGAAGAAGCTCGCCGCCGAGGCAGGCGTGTCGACTGTGCCGGGACATATGGGCCTGATCGAAGACACCAAGGAAGCCGTGAAGATCAGCCGCGAGATCGGCTATCCGGTGATGATCAAGGCTTCGGCCGGCGGCGGCGGCAAGGGCATCCGCGTGGCCGACAATGACAAGGAGGTCGAAGAAGGCTTCCCGGCGGTGAAGGCGGAGGCGAAGGCCTCGTTCGGCGACGACCGCGTGTTCATCGAGAAGTTCATCCTGCAGCCGCGCCACATTGAAATCCAGGTGCTCGGCGACAAGCATGGCAATTGCCTCTGGCTGAATGAGCGCGAATGCTCGATCCAGCGCCGCAACCAGAAAGTCATCGAGGAAGCGCCGTCGCCGCTGCTCGATCCGGAGACGCGCAAGAAGATGGGCGAGCAGGCCGTGGCCCTCGCCAAGGCCGTGAACTATGACAGCGCGGGCACGGTGGAGTTCGTCGCGTCCGGCAAGGACAAGGGCTTCTACTTCCTTGAAATGAATACCCGCCTGCAGGTGGAGCATCCGGTGACCGAGATGATCACCGGCATCGACCTCGTCGAACAGATGATCCGCTCGGCGTATGGCGAGAAGCTGAAGCTCAAGCAGTCCGACGTGAAGATCAACGGCTGGGCGGTCGAAAGCCGTGTGTATGCGGAAGATCCCTACCGCAACTTCCTGCCGTCGATCGGCCGCCTGAAGCGTTTCCATCCGCCGACGGAGGGAAAGCTGGGCAAGGGCGAGGTCCGCATGGATTCCGGTGTGCGCGAAGGCGACGAGATCTCGATGTACTATGACCCGATGATCGCCAAGCTGGTGACGTGGGGCAAGGACCGCGACACCGCGCTGGACGTGCACGGCGAGGCGCTGGACCGGTTCCACATCGAGGGCATCCAGGACAATATCCCGTTCATCGCGGCGGTGATGGACGAGAAGCGGTTCCGCTCTGGCAACATCACCACTGCCTACATCAAGGACGAGTTCCCGCAGGGCTTCGAAGGCGTCGCGCCGACCAAGGCGCAGGAGTTGCAGCTGATCTGTTCGGCCGCCTATGTCCACGCCTTCTTCGATCGCCGTGCCAAGCAGGTGTCCGGCCGCATGTCGCCCGGCGCCTCGCGCAAGGAATGGGTCGTCATCCTCGGCGACAAGCACCACCCCGTCAGCATCGATCTCGGCGCCGCCGGTGAAGCGCAGATCACCGTGAACGGCGGCAAGGCGCACAGCTTCGTGACCGCCTGGCAGCCCGGCCAGCACCTCGTCGAAGGCGTGCTCGACGGCAAGTCGTTCGCCGTGAAGTTCGCCGATCGCACGGAAGGCTACCTCTTCCGCGCCCGCGGCGTCGCGCTGCGCGCACTGGTGTGCACACCGTTCGTTGCCGACCTGCATGGCCGACTGCCGGAAAAACCGAAGGCGGACACGTCGAAGCTGATCATCTCACCGATGCCGGGGCTGGTCGTGTCGATGGAAGTCGCGCTCGGCCAGGAAGTGCAGGAAGGCGAGGCGGTCTGCATCGTCGAAGCGATGAAGATGCAGAACATCATCCGCGCCGGTGCCAACGGGAAGGTGAAGGCGATCAACGTCAAGGCGGGCGACAGCGTCGCCGCCGACGAGATCATGGTTGAATTCGCCTGA
- a CDS encoding DUF805 domain-containing protein, translating into MMDLLFNPNGRIDQPTYWRAVLILFVASTAVTVLSTYVTGIIGLLSFVVMWCWIAVHAKRFHDNGKTGWLQLFVILFAWLVLYVLQLFLAPLVGGDIEAASSAMSDALSGRSPDFQAFFSAAREAAKASMVPEIISTLIATGIIGLVMSLFKTDPNDNVHGPGPAGSGFDFTPSAN; encoded by the coding sequence ATGATGGACCTGTTGTTCAATCCGAACGGCCGGATCGACCAGCCCACCTACTGGCGCGCCGTGCTGATCCTGTTTGTGGCGAGCACGGCGGTGACGGTGCTCTCGACCTACGTGACCGGGATAATCGGCCTGCTGAGCTTCGTCGTCATGTGGTGCTGGATCGCTGTCCACGCCAAGCGGTTCCACGACAATGGCAAGACCGGCTGGCTGCAACTGTTCGTCATCCTGTTTGCCTGGCTCGTGCTCTACGTCCTTCAGCTTTTCCTGGCGCCGCTGGTCGGCGGCGACATTGAGGCCGCTTCGAGCGCCATGTCCGACGCCCTGTCGGGCCGCAGCCCGGATTTCCAGGCGTTCTTCAGCGCCGCGCGCGAGGCTGCCAAGGCGAGCATGGTGCCCGAGATCATCTCCACCCTGATCGCCACCGGCATCATCGGGCTCGTGATGAGCCTGTTCAAGACTGATCCGAACGACAATGTGCACGGTCCCGGCCCCGCCGGCTCCGGCTTCGATTTCACGCCCTCCGCCAACTGA
- a CDS encoding DUF805 domain-containing protein, producing MVTFPEAIQLFFKRYTDFQGRSRRSEYWWVFLMNLIVGFVGGILLAVLGGYGSGDINPIGMVLIGILAIYVLAIIVPSIALFVRRLHDINQTGWIALGLYILGVVPIVGLLASIAQIVIGVIPGTVGPNKYGPDPKNPAAAADVFV from the coding sequence ATGGTCACATTTCCGGAAGCCATCCAGCTTTTCTTCAAGCGCTACACCGATTTCCAGGGCCGTTCTCGCCGCTCTGAATACTGGTGGGTGTTTCTCATGAACCTGATCGTCGGCTTCGTCGGCGGCATCCTGCTTGCTGTCCTCGGCGGCTACGGCAGTGGTGACATCAACCCTATCGGCATGGTCCTGATCGGGATCCTGGCGATCTACGTCCTGGCCATCATCGTGCCCAGCATCGCGCTGTTCGTGCGCCGCCTTCACGACATCAACCAGACCGGCTGGATCGCGCTCGGCCTTTACATCCTCGGCGTGGTCCCGATTGTCGGCCTGCTTGCGTCGATCGCGCAGATCGTGATCGGCGTGATCCCGGGCACGGTCGGCCCGAACAAGTACGGCCCCGACCCGAAAAATCCCGCGGCGGCGGCAGACGTCTTTGTCTGA